One genomic window of Pseudomonas sp. LFM046 includes the following:
- the infC gene encoding translation initiation factor IF-3: MIIKREMRQDKRTQPKAPINENISAREVRLIGADGQQIGVVSIEEALRAAEEAKLDLVEISADAVPPVCRIMDYGKHLFEKKKQAAVAKKNQKQAQIKEIKFRPGTEEGDYQVKLRNLVRFLSDGDKAKVSLRFRGREMAHQELGMELLKRVEADLAEYGTVEQHPKLEGRQLMMVIAPKKRK, encoded by the coding sequence ATCATTATTAAGCGTGAAATGAGACAGGATAAGCGGACTCAACCGAAGGCCCCGATCAACGAGAATATCTCGGCTCGTGAGGTGCGGTTGATTGGTGCTGACGGCCAACAGATTGGCGTCGTCTCGATTGAAGAAGCGCTTCGCGCTGCTGAAGAAGCAAAGCTGGATCTGGTAGAGATCTCTGCCGATGCGGTGCCGCCTGTTTGCCGGATCATGGATTACGGCAAGCACCTCTTCGAGAAGAAGAAGCAGGCCGCCGTTGCGAAGAAGAACCAGAAGCAAGCGCAGATCAAAGAAATCAAGTTTCGTCCAGGGACGGAAGAAGGGGATTACCAGGTAAAACTACGCAACCTGGTACGTTTCCTTAGTGATGGGGACAAGGCCAAGGTATCCCTGCGATTCCGCGGCCGTGAGATGGCCCACCAGGAGCTGGGTATGGAGCTGTTGAAGCGGGTCGAAGCCGACCTCGCCGAATACGGTACCGTAGAACAGCATCCTAAGCTGGAAGGACGCCAGCTGATGATGGTCATCGCTCCCAAAAAGCGAAAGTAA
- the thrS gene encoding threonine--tRNA ligase, whose product MPIITLPDGSQRTFDKPVSVLEVAQSIGAGLAKATLAGKVNGKQVDACDLIETDATLQIITPKDEEGLEIIRHSCAHLVGHAVKQLYPTAKMVIGPVIDEGFYYDIAFERPFTPEDMAAIEKRMAELIDKDYDVIKKMTPRAEVIDVFKARGEEYKLRLIDDMPDETAMGLYFHEEYVDMCRGPHVPNTRFLKAFKLTKISGAYWRGDSKNEQLQRIYGTAWGDKKQLAAYVQRIEEAEKRDHRRIGKQLDLFHLQEEAPGMVFWHPAGWTVYQVLEQYMRKVQRDNGYVEVRTPQVVDRILWERSGHWSNYAENMFTTSSESRDYAVKPMNCPCHVQIFNQGLKSYRDLPLRLAEFGACHRNEPSGALHGIMRVRGFTQDDAHIFCTEEQVKKEAADFIKLTLQVYKDFGFADISMKLSTRPAKRVGSDELWDRAEGALADALNESGLAWEYQPGEGAFYGPKIEFTLKDCLGRNWQCGTLQYDPNLPERLDASYIAEDNSRTRPVMLHRAILGSFERFIGMLIEHYAGLFPAWLAPTQAVIMNITDKQADFALEVEKALNESGFRAKSDLRNEKIGFKIREHTLLKVPYLLVIGDREVETRSVAVRTREGVDLGSMPFESFSEMLAQAVSRRGRQELE is encoded by the coding sequence ATGCCCATCATTACTCTTCCCGACGGCAGTCAGCGTACGTTCGATAAACCCGTATCCGTGCTCGAGGTGGCTCAGTCCATCGGCGCGGGCCTGGCCAAGGCAACCCTGGCCGGTAAGGTCAACGGTAAGCAGGTGGATGCCTGCGATCTGATCGAAACCGACGCGACCCTGCAGATCATCACGCCGAAGGACGAAGAGGGGCTGGAAATCATCCGTCACTCCTGCGCGCACCTGGTTGGGCACGCCGTCAAGCAGCTCTATCCGACCGCCAAGATGGTGATCGGTCCGGTCATCGACGAAGGCTTCTACTATGACATCGCCTTCGAGCGACCCTTCACGCCTGAAGACATGGCTGCCATCGAAAAGCGCATGGCCGAGTTGATCGACAAGGACTACGACGTCATCAAGAAGATGACGCCTCGTGCCGAGGTCATCGACGTGTTCAAGGCTCGTGGCGAGGAATACAAGCTGCGCCTGATCGACGACATGCCCGACGAAACCGCTATGGGCCTGTACTTCCATGAAGAATACGTCGACATGTGCCGTGGCCCGCACGTGCCCAATACCCGTTTCCTCAAGGCGTTCAAGCTGACCAAGATTTCCGGTGCCTACTGGCGCGGCGACTCGAAGAACGAGCAGCTGCAGCGCATCTACGGCACTGCCTGGGGTGACAAGAAGCAACTGGCTGCCTACGTCCAGCGCATCGAAGAGGCCGAGAAGCGTGACCACCGCCGCATCGGCAAGCAGCTGGATCTGTTCCACCTTCAGGAAGAAGCGCCGGGCATGGTGTTCTGGCATCCGGCCGGCTGGACTGTTTACCAGGTGCTCGAGCAGTACATGCGCAAGGTTCAGCGCGACAACGGCTATGTAGAGGTGCGTACTCCTCAGGTCGTCGACCGGATCCTCTGGGAGCGTTCGGGTCACTGGTCCAACTACGCCGAGAACATGTTCACCACTTCGTCGGAAAGTCGCGACTACGCGGTCAAGCCGATGAACTGCCCGTGCCACGTGCAGATTTTCAACCAGGGTCTGAAGTCCTACCGCGACCTGCCGCTGCGTCTGGCTGAATTCGGTGCCTGCCACCGTAACGAGCCGTCCGGCGCTCTGCACGGCATCATGCGCGTACGCGGCTTTACCCAGGACGACGCCCACATCTTCTGCACCGAAGAACAGGTCAAGAAGGAAGCGGCTGACTTCATCAAGCTGACCTTGCAGGTCTACAAGGACTTCGGCTTCGCCGACATCTCCATGAAGCTGTCCACTCGTCCGGCCAAACGCGTAGGTTCCGACGAGCTGTGGGATCGCGCTGAAGGCGCCCTGGCCGATGCCCTGAACGAGTCTGGTCTGGCCTGGGAATACCAGCCGGGCGAGGGCGCGTTCTACGGTCCGAAGATCGAGTTCACCCTGAAGGACTGCCTCGGCCGTAACTGGCAGTGCGGCACCCTGCAGTACGACCCGAACCTGCCGGAGCGACTGGATGCCAGCTATATCGCCGAAGATAACAGCCGTACTCGCCCGGTCATGCTGCACCGCGCGATCCTCGGTTCCTTCGAGCGTTTCATCGGCATGCTGATCGAGCACTATGCCGGTCTGTTCCCGGCCTGGCTGGCGCCGACCCAGGCGGTGATCATGAACATCACCGACAAGCAGGCCGATTTCGCCCTCGAGGTGGAAAAAGCGCTAAACGAAAGCGGTTTCCGTGCCAAGTCCGACTTGAGAAACGAAAAAATCGGCTTTAAAATCCGCGAGCATACTTTGCTCAAGGTTCCCTATCTCTTGGTTATTGGAGACCGGGAGGTTGAGACTCGATCCGTTGCTGTGCGCACCCGCGAGGGTGTCGACCTGGGTTCCATGCCCTTCGAAAGCTTCTCTGAGATGCTCGCACAAGCGGTTTCCCGGCGTGGTCGCCAAGAATTGGAGTAA
- a CDS encoding cold-shock protein: protein MATRQNGTVKWFSAEKGFGFITPENGPDVFVHFRQIEGGGYKSLAEGQRVSFLVTNGAKGPQAEQVRAE from the coding sequence ATGGCAACTCGCCAAAACGGTACCGTAAAGTGGTTTAGCGCTGAGAAAGGATTCGGCTTCATTACCCCTGAAAATGGTCCGGACGTGTTCGTCCACTTCCGTCAGATCGAAGGCGGCGGCTATAAGTCCCTGGCCGAGGGGCAGCGCGTGAGCTTCCTCGTCACCAACGGCGCCAAAGGCCCTCAGGCTGAGCAGGTGCGCGCCGAGTAA
- a CDS encoding FAD-binding oxidoreductase — protein sequence MTHTPYPQSYYAFSANPVPARPELQGEVETDVCIIGAGYTGLSTGLFLLENGFKVTVLEAAKVGFGASGRNGGQIVNSYSRDIDVIERTANPKNAQLMADMAFEGGRIIRDRIKKYDIKCDLKDGGVFAAFTKKQMGHLEAQKKLWERFGHKQLEMLDAKRIREVASTDNYIGGMLDMSGGHIHPLNLALGEAAAIESLGGVIHEQSPATRIERGANPVVHTPKGRVKCKFVVVAGNAYLGNLVPELASKSMPCGTQVITTEPLSDEMAKSLLPQDYCVEDCNYLLDYYRLSGDKRLIYGGGVVYGARDPANIEAIIRPKMLKTFPQLKDVKIDFAWTGNFLLTLSRLPQVGRIGDNIYYSQGCSGHGVTYTHIAGKVIAETLRGQAERFDAFASLPHYPFPGGRVFRVPFTAMGAWYYTMRDKLGV from the coding sequence ATGACGCACACTCCCTACCCCCAGTCCTATTACGCGTTTTCGGCCAACCCCGTCCCGGCACGCCCTGAGCTGCAAGGCGAGGTCGAAACCGACGTTTGCATCATCGGCGCTGGTTACACCGGCCTGTCCACCGGCCTGTTCCTGCTGGAGAACGGCTTCAAGGTGACCGTCCTCGAAGCCGCCAAGGTGGGCTTTGGCGCGTCCGGCCGTAACGGCGGCCAGATCGTCAACAGCTACAGCCGTGACATCGACGTGATCGAGCGCACCGCGAACCCGAAGAACGCCCAACTGATGGCCGACATGGCCTTCGAAGGCGGCCGCATCATTCGCGATCGCATCAAGAAGTACGACATCAAGTGCGACCTGAAGGATGGCGGCGTGTTCGCGGCCTTCACCAAGAAGCAGATGGGCCACCTGGAGGCCCAGAAGAAGCTGTGGGAGCGCTTTGGTCATAAGCAACTGGAAATGCTGGACGCCAAGCGCATCCGCGAAGTCGCGTCCACCGACAACTACATCGGCGGCATGCTGGACATGAGCGGTGGCCATATCCACCCGCTGAACCTGGCCCTGGGCGAAGCCGCGGCCATCGAGTCCCTGGGCGGCGTGATCCACGAGCAGAGCCCCGCCACCCGCATCGAGCGCGGTGCCAACCCGGTGGTTCACACCCCGAAAGGCCGCGTGAAGTGCAAGTTCGTGGTGGTGGCCGGTAACGCCTATCTGGGCAACCTCGTGCCCGAGCTGGCCAGCAAGTCCATGCCATGCGGCACCCAGGTGATCACCACCGAGCCGCTGTCGGACGAAATGGCCAAGTCCCTGCTGCCGCAGGACTACTGCGTCGAGGACTGCAACTACCTGCTGGACTACTACCGTCTCTCCGGCGACAAGCGCCTGATTTACGGCGGCGGCGTGGTTTACGGTGCCCGCGACCCCGCGAACATCGAAGCCATCATTCGTCCGAAGATGCTGAAAACCTTCCCGCAGCTGAAGGACGTGAAGATCGATTTCGCCTGGACCGGTAACTTCCTGCTGACCCTGTCCCGCCTGCCCCAGGTTGGCCGGATCGGCGACAACATCTACTACTCCCAGGGCTGCAGCGGCCACGGCGTGACCTACACCCACATCGCCGGCAAGGTGATCGCCGAAACCCTGCGTGGCCAGGCCGAGCGCTTCGACGCCTTCGCCAGCCTGCCGCACTACCCCTTCCCGGGTGGTCGCGTGTTCCGCGTGCCCTTTACCGCAATGGGCGCCTGGTACTACACCATGCGTGACAAGCTGGGCGTCTGA
- a CDS encoding PA2778 family cysteine peptidase: protein MPVLNRLLRPFLIAGCVALLAGCSAQPLSPKLRAVPERVELSGVPFFAQNAYQSAPAAMAALLTQQGEVVTPGMIEQALHLPQKEAALRDELAATARQHGLMVYPLGNRLDELLEQVAAGNPVLVHLREGFGWMPSWRYALLIGYDRANQQVLLRQGHQRRAQMSFSAFESSWGEAGNWAVLVQAPNQLPASVERARWLKAADELAAAGQVNAAKMARLQMP from the coding sequence GTGCCCGTTCTGAACCGTCTGCTCCGTCCTTTCCTCATTGCCGGTTGTGTCGCATTGCTGGCCGGATGCTCTGCCCAGCCGTTGTCGCCCAAGCTGCGGGCAGTTCCGGAGCGGGTCGAGCTGAGCGGCGTGCCCTTCTTCGCCCAGAACGCCTACCAGAGTGCGCCGGCGGCGATGGCGGCGTTGCTGACCCAGCAGGGGGAAGTGGTGACACCGGGCATGATCGAGCAGGCGCTGCATCTGCCCCAGAAGGAGGCCGCTCTGCGCGACGAATTGGCCGCGACGGCGCGTCAGCATGGTCTGATGGTCTATCCCCTCGGCAATCGCCTGGATGAGCTGCTGGAGCAGGTCGCTGCCGGCAATCCGGTGCTCGTGCACTTGCGTGAGGGGTTCGGCTGGATGCCCTCCTGGCGCTACGCATTGTTGATCGGCTACGACCGCGCGAACCAACAGGTGCTGCTGCGTCAAGGCCATCAGCGTCGTGCTCAGATGAGCTTCAGTGCATTCGAGTCCAGCTGGGGCGAGGCGGGCAACTGGGCTGTGCTGGTGCAGGCACCCAACCAGTTGCCGGCGTCCGTGGAGCGGGCGCGATGGCTGAAGGCGGCCGACGAGCTTGCGGCGGCGGGTCAGGTCAATGCCGCGAAGATGGCTCGGCTGCAGATGCCCTGA
- a CDS encoding DJ-1/PfpI family protein: MEPIRQIACLCFAEVMSLDVTGPLQVFASANVERQRQGLPACYALHLLGPEAGPVKTSAGFALMAERAWRDVDPASLDTLLIPGGMDMATPCADSTLLDWLRDAEPRVRRLGSICCGALILAAAGLLEGRQATTHWSDVEALSRYQGIDVQGDRLHTYDPANVDGDAHVFTSAGVTAGIDLALALVEADLGRPLALAVARRLVLFLRRPGGQAQFSALLTPEPSRTPRLAALLEWIPAHLGGDLSLDALADQAKMAPRSLSRAFVQELGVGPGKYVEQVRLEAARTLLQDAQASIATVARLTGFGHPENLRRTFHKHLSVSPQEYAERFGRPTTDRG; encoded by the coding sequence ATGGAACCAATCCGCCAAATCGCCTGCCTGTGCTTCGCCGAAGTCATGAGCCTGGATGTCACAGGCCCGCTGCAAGTGTTCGCTTCGGCCAATGTCGAGCGCCAGCGCCAGGGATTGCCCGCCTGCTATGCGCTCCATCTGTTGGGCCCGGAGGCCGGTCCGGTGAAGACCTCCGCCGGCTTCGCGCTGATGGCTGAGCGGGCCTGGCGAGACGTCGACCCGGCCAGCCTGGACACCTTGCTGATCCCCGGCGGCATGGACATGGCCACACCGTGCGCAGACTCCACGCTGCTCGACTGGCTTCGAGACGCCGAGCCCCGCGTACGCCGGCTCGGCTCCATCTGCTGCGGCGCCCTGATCCTGGCCGCCGCTGGCCTGCTGGAAGGCCGCCAGGCCACCACCCACTGGTCCGACGTGGAAGCCCTCAGCAGATACCAAGGCATCGATGTTCAGGGCGATCGACTCCATACCTACGATCCGGCGAACGTCGACGGCGATGCCCATGTCTTCACTTCCGCCGGGGTCACCGCCGGCATTGACCTGGCGCTGGCACTGGTGGAAGCGGACCTTGGCCGCCCCCTCGCTCTGGCAGTAGCGCGTCGGCTGGTCCTGTTCCTGCGCCGGCCCGGTGGACAGGCACAGTTCAGCGCCTTGCTCACTCCGGAGCCCAGCCGCACGCCGCGACTGGCCGCGCTGCTGGAATGGATTCCAGCCCACCTGGGTGGTGACCTGTCCTTGGATGCCCTGGCCGACCAAGCAAAGATGGCGCCACGCAGCCTGTCGCGGGCCTTTGTCCAGGAACTGGGAGTGGGGCCCGGCAAGTACGTGGAGCAGGTCCGACTTGAAGCTGCCCGCACCCTGCTGCAGGACGCCCAGGCTTCCATTGCCACAGTGGCGCGCCTCACCGGCTTCGGTCACCCGGAGAACCTCCGCCGCACCTTTCACAAGCACCTGTCCGTCAGCCCGCAGGAGTACGCGGAGCGCTTCGGACGCCCCACCACCGATCGAGGATGA
- a CDS encoding DUF1272 domain-containing protein produces MLQLRPNCECCDKDLPPDSAQALICSFECTFCQSCAEQRLHGTCPNCGGELVRRPIRPASKLARYPASTERIVKAAGCPT; encoded by the coding sequence ATGCTGCAACTGCGCCCCAACTGCGAATGCTGCGACAAGGACCTGCCACCGGACTCCGCCCAGGCCCTGATCTGCTCCTTCGAGTGCACCTTCTGCCAGAGCTGCGCCGAACAACGCCTGCACGGCACCTGCCCCAACTGCGGCGGCGAACTGGTGCGGCGGCCGATACGACCGGCGTCGAAGCTGGCCAGGTACCCCGCTTCGACCGAGCGCATTGTGAAGGCGGCTGGCTGCCCGACGTGA
- the nfuA gene encoding Fe-S biogenesis protein NfuA — protein sequence MSAITITQAAQDYLADLLEKQNTPGIGIRIFITQPGTQYAETCIAYCKPGEQKAEDTALALAAFTAWIDGVSEPFLEDATVDYSTDRMGGQLTIKAPNAKVPMVNEDSPLNERINYYLQTEINPGLASHGGQVSLVDVVEEGIAVLRFGGGCQGCGMVDMTLKDGVEKTLMERIPELKGVRDVTDHSNRENAYY from the coding sequence ATGAGCGCCATCACTATCACCCAAGCTGCCCAGGACTATCTGGCTGACCTGCTGGAGAAACAGAACACCCCGGGCATCGGCATTCGTATCTTCATCACCCAGCCGGGTACCCAGTACGCCGAAACCTGCATCGCCTACTGCAAGCCGGGCGAGCAGAAGGCCGAGGACACCGCCCTGGCCCTGGCTGCGTTCACTGCCTGGATCGACGGCGTCAGCGAGCCCTTCCTCGAAGACGCGACCGTCGACTACTCCACGGACCGCATGGGCGGCCAACTGACCATCAAGGCCCCGAACGCCAAGGTGCCCATGGTCAATGAGGACAGCCCCCTTAACGAACGCATCAACTACTACCTGCAAACCGAGATCAACCCCGGTCTCGCCAGCCATGGCGGCCAGGTGAGCCTGGTGGACGTGGTCGAGGAAGGCATCGCCGTGCTGCGTTTCGGCGGTGGCTGCCAGGGCTGCGGCATGGTTGACATGACCCTGAAGGATGGCGTCGAGAAGACCCTGATGGAGCGTATCCCGGAACTGAAGGGCGTGCGTGACGTTACCGACCACAGCAACCGCGAGAACGCCTACTACTAA
- a CDS encoding fatty acid cis/trans isomerase has protein sequence MSPRKLIALLVLFMLWSRLAPADELSYSRDIQPIFTQKCVACHACYDSPCQLNLGSAEGAARGASKLPVYDGGRTKAQDPSRLYFDAQGAEAWRRKGFHSVLDANGAQAALMARMLELGRSNPPEPNAKLPDELDISINRQNQCPLPGEFDAYAGKHARAGMPFAVTGLSEAEYQTLQRWLAEGAKVDEQAVQPSAAEVRQVAEWEALLNAPGAREALVGRWLFEHLFLAHLYFEGGEPGHFFQLVRSRTPSGQPIDPIATRRPNEDPGNAFYYRLWPIQGVIVHKTHITYPLGAAKLARVKELFYSGDWSVDAVPGYGAQRRANPFETFQAIPAKARYQFMLDNAEYFVRTFIRGPVCRGQIATDVIRDNFWALFQDPAHDLYITDAEYREQATPLLAMPGQFDDIGDLLGIWRTYRDKRNEYEALRMQAYADAPLPSWAHIWTGNDNALLSIFRQYDSASVRKGLIGEIPQTIWWMDYPLFERTYYQLVVNFDVFGNVSHQAQTRLYFDLIRNGAEVNFLRLMPADARGPLLSDWYQRSGKVKMWLEYQSIDKDTPTALALPGNDPKGAFARELLERYAGINARPDPINRCTGARCFRPGIDPALQQAEQAFSRLVSRPAAGLKVIDQLPESTLLRVELPNGRREVYSLLRNRAHSNVAFMLGEELRYLPGLDTVTLYPGVLSSYPNFIFSFKAEEAEAFVSALEQAKDSAAFDKVVERWGIRRTHPQFWSYFHDLAAYIRDTEPVEAGELDMNRYQNL, from the coding sequence ATGTCGCCACGGAAGTTAATCGCCTTGTTGGTTCTGTTCATGCTGTGGAGCCGCCTGGCCCCAGCGGACGAGCTTTCCTACAGCCGCGACATCCAGCCGATCTTCACCCAGAAGTGCGTGGCCTGCCATGCCTGCTACGACTCGCCTTGCCAGCTCAACCTGGGCAGCGCCGAGGGCGCGGCGCGAGGGGCGAGCAAACTGCCGGTCTATGACGGTGGGCGCACCAAGGCGCAAGACCCCTCTCGTCTGTACTTCGATGCCCAGGGCGCGGAGGCCTGGCGACGCAAGGGCTTCCATTCCGTGCTGGACGCCAACGGCGCCCAGGCGGCGTTGATGGCGCGCATGCTGGAACTGGGCCGGTCCAATCCGCCGGAACCCAATGCCAAGCTTCCCGACGAGCTGGATATCAGCATCAATCGCCAGAATCAGTGCCCGTTGCCTGGCGAGTTCGACGCCTATGCCGGAAAGCACGCCCGGGCGGGCATGCCCTTCGCCGTCACCGGCTTGAGCGAGGCGGAGTACCAGACTCTGCAGCGCTGGCTGGCCGAGGGCGCCAAGGTGGACGAGCAGGCCGTGCAGCCCAGCGCCGCCGAAGTGCGCCAAGTGGCCGAGTGGGAGGCCCTGCTGAATGCGCCGGGCGCCCGTGAGGCCCTGGTGGGGCGTTGGCTGTTCGAGCATCTGTTCCTCGCCCATCTCTACTTCGAGGGCGGCGAGCCAGGCCACTTCTTCCAACTGGTGCGCTCCCGTACCCCCAGCGGCCAGCCCATCGATCCCATCGCCACCCGCCGGCCCAATGAGGACCCGGGCAACGCCTTCTACTACCGGCTCTGGCCCATTCAGGGCGTGATCGTGCACAAGACCCACATCACCTATCCCCTGGGCGCGGCGAAGCTGGCGCGGGTGAAGGAGCTGTTCTACAGCGGTGACTGGAGCGTGGACGCAGTGCCCGGCTACGGTGCCCAGCGCCGCGCGAACCCCTTCGAGACCTTCCAGGCCATCCCGGCCAAGGCCCGCTACCAGTTCATGCTGGATAACGCCGAATACTTCGTGCGTACCTTCATCCGTGGTCCGGTGTGTCGCGGGCAAATCGCCACCGACGTGATCCGCGACAACTTCTGGGCGCTGTTCCAGGACCCGGCCCACGACCTTTACATCACCGACGCGGAATACCGGGAGCAGGCGACGCCGCTGTTGGCAATGCCGGGGCAGTTCGACGATATCGGCGACCTGCTGGGGATCTGGCGCACCTACCGCGACAAGCGCAACGAATACGAGGCGCTGCGCATGCAGGCCTACGCCGATGCGCCGCTGCCCAGCTGGGCCCATATCTGGACCGGCAATGACAACGCGCTGCTGTCGATTTTCCGCCAGTACGACAGCGCCTCGGTGCGCAAGGGCCTGATCGGCGAGATTCCCCAGACCATCTGGTGGATGGACTACCCGCTGTTCGAGCGCACCTACTACCAGTTGGTCGTCAACTTCGACGTTTTCGGCAATGTCTCCCATCAGGCGCAGACGCGGCTTTACTTCGACCTGATCCGCAATGGTGCCGAGGTCAATTTCCTGCGCCTGATGCCGGCGGATGCCCGCGGGCCATTGCTGAGCGACTGGTACCAGCGGAGCGGCAAGGTAAAGATGTGGCTGGAATACCAGAGCATCGACAAGGACACCCCCACGGCATTGGCGCTGCCCGGCAATGACCCCAAAGGCGCCTTTGCCCGGGAACTGCTGGAGCGCTACGCCGGCATCAATGCACGGCCCGATCCCATCAACCGTTGTACCGGCGCCCGCTGCTTCCGACCGGGCATCGACCCTGCACTGCAGCAGGCGGAGCAAGCCTTCAGCCGGCTGGTCAGTCGGCCGGCGGCAGGGCTCAAGGTGATCGATCAGCTCCCGGAATCGACCCTGTTGCGGGTGGAACTGCCGAACGGCCGTCGCGAGGTCTACAGCCTGCTGCGCAACCGCGCCCACAGCAACGTGGCCTTCATGCTGGGCGAAGAACTGCGCTACCTGCCAGGGCTGGACACCGTGACGCTCTATCCCGGCGTGCTTTCCAGCTACCCGAACTTTATCTTCAGCTTCAAGGCGGAGGAGGCCGAGGCGTTCGTCAGTGCACTGGAGCAGGCGAAGGACAGTGCAGCGTTCGACAAGGTGGTGGAGCGCTGGGGCATTCGTCGCACCCATCCGCAGTTCTGGTCCTATTTCCACGACTTGGCGGCTTATATTCGCGACACCGAGCCGGTGGAGGCAGGGGAGTTGGATATGAATCGGTACCAGAATCTATGA